Proteins encoded in a region of the Stieleria neptunia genome:
- a CDS encoding stage II sporulation protein M — protein sequence MNVAKLLEKRRVDWTELERLCEAMELRGSTDSVSPKHRGASGVARFSSLYRAACADLALADAYQLPPNTVTYLHRLVARAHNQLYRTHTPAPGGWFRILFHEAPQRIFNDGCVRVATLVFFGLFALSMVMGAAEEQFPGFAERICGTKMLEGTAESFKEPLAVRPEEYTARAAFYIRHNTGIGLQCFAYGILLIPCLVTLAYNAIVLGATFGYMSRDGIEGADHFFEFVTAHGPFELTAIALSAGAGLRLGMGLFYTRGLSRVDSVRQSGRDSVPVMAASATMFILAAFTEGFLSPSGAPYLIKVAWSIFSSGMITLYFVVLGFPRHESDGGSLVRTARYADLVDSRLSADEGDGDAT from the coding sequence GTGAACGTCGCCAAGCTGTTAGAAAAACGTCGTGTCGATTGGACCGAACTGGAACGATTGTGCGAGGCCATGGAACTGCGTGGCAGCACCGATTCGGTCAGCCCCAAGCACCGCGGGGCGTCGGGCGTGGCACGGTTTTCCTCGCTGTATCGGGCCGCCTGTGCGGATCTGGCGCTGGCCGATGCCTACCAATTGCCGCCCAACACCGTGACCTATCTGCACCGCTTGGTCGCCCGCGCCCACAATCAACTTTATCGCACCCACACCCCGGCCCCGGGCGGTTGGTTTCGCATCTTATTTCACGAAGCCCCGCAGCGGATCTTTAACGACGGCTGCGTCCGCGTCGCCACGCTGGTTTTCTTCGGGCTGTTCGCGCTGTCGATGGTGATGGGCGCCGCCGAGGAGCAATTTCCAGGTTTCGCCGAACGGATCTGCGGCACCAAAATGCTTGAGGGGACGGCGGAATCTTTCAAAGAACCGCTGGCCGTCCGTCCCGAAGAATACACCGCGCGGGCGGCGTTCTACATCCGTCACAACACCGGGATCGGGCTGCAGTGCTTTGCCTATGGCATTTTGCTGATTCCTTGTCTGGTCACCCTCGCCTACAACGCCATCGTCCTCGGCGCGACCTTCGGTTACATGTCGCGTGACGGGATCGAGGGGGCCGATCATTTCTTCGAATTCGTGACCGCGCACGGCCCCTTTGAATTGACGGCGATCGCGTTGTCGGCCGGCGCGGGATTGCGATTGGGCATGGGGTTGTTCTACACCCGCGGGCTGTCGCGCGTCGACTCGGTCCGTCAATCCGGACGAGATTCGGTGCCGGTCATGGCGGCCAGCGCGACGATGTTTATCTTGGCAGCCTTCACCGAAGGGTTTTTGTCACCCAGCGGGGCGCCTTACTTGATCAAGGTGGCCTGGTCGATCTTTTCCAGTGGCATGATCACGCTGTATTTCGTCGTGCTCGGGTTCCCACGACACGAAAGCGACGGTGGATCGTTGGTGCGGACGGCGCGGTACGCCGATCTGGTCGATTCGCGTCTCTCCGCGGACGAAGGAGACGGCGATGCAACTTGA